In one Gossypium hirsutum isolate 1008001.06 chromosome D09, Gossypium_hirsutum_v2.1, whole genome shotgun sequence genomic region, the following are encoded:
- the LOC107931331 gene encoding NAC transcription factor 29-like (The RefSeq protein has 2 substitutions compared to this genomic sequence): MSNNFELGTTENINNNEEDDEELLNSFPAGYRFKPRDDELVLFYLKPKLLNLRLPPNRIRDVELYHYNPQQLIEKYGSYGEEEWYFFTPREKKYRNGLRPNRTAGDGYWKATGADKILRSESHEIGYRKALVFYKGKPPKGEKTDWMMHEFRLKDPPAKLSQDEMRLDDWILCKIYQKSDKSTKNSALISDNPQGVVSFEYGSDEFGEMDDNLYCDYLMFDHNPSLLLDDNFCDYYDPSLIPMAMVEQGRMDSPDKKTTS; the protein is encoded by the exons ATGTCGAACAATTTCGAATTGGGTACAACGGAAAATATTAACAacaatgaggaagatgatgaagaGCTGTTGAACTCATTTCCGGCGGGTTATCGGTTCAAGCCACGCGACGACGAACTCGTCCTTTTTTACTTGAAGCCCAAGCTGCTGAATTTACGATTACCTCCCAATAGAATCAGGGATGTTGAATTGTACCATTACAATCCACAGCAGCGTATAG AAAAGTATGGATCATATGGAGAAGAAGAATGGTATTTTTTTAcaccaagagagaaaaaataCCGAAACGGATTTAGACCGAACCGAACAGCAGGTGATGGATACTGGAAAGCCACCGGAGCTGATAAGATCCTTAGATCTGAAAGCCATGAAATTGGATATAGAAAGGCTTTGGTTTTCTACAAAGGAAAACCCCCTAAAGGTGAAAAAACAGATTGGATGATGCATGAATTTAGACTCAAAGATCCTCCCGCTAAGCTTTCTCAAGATGAAATGCGG TTAGATGATTGGATATTATGCAAAATTTATCAAAAGAGTGATAAATCAACGAAAAATTCAGCTTTAATATCAGATAATCCACAAGGAGTCGTGAGTTTTGAGTATGGAAGTGATGAATTTGGAGAAATGGATGATAATCTTTATTGTGATTATCTGATGTTTGACCATAATCCTTCCTTGTTGCTGGACGATAATTTTTGTGATTATTATGATCCGAGCTTAATTCCAATGGCGATGGTGGAACAAGGTAGAATGGACAGTCCTGATAAAAAAACCACATCATGA